A genomic window from Salvia splendens isolate huo1 chromosome 11, SspV2, whole genome shotgun sequence includes:
- the LOC121755532 gene encoding MACPF domain-containing protein At1g14780-like encodes MGDGIVQRALSSLGKGFDLSSDFRLKYCKGDGRLVLLNESDTRELRVPGFGSLADVSNDIKCDKGDRTRYQTDILDFKQMSEFFNQKSSVGGKIPSGLFNAMFGFQSGSWAVDASNTKNLGLDGYYIVLFTLRIDRHPLILADHVRNEVPSKWDPAALARFIEKYGTHIIVGLSIGGKDVVLVKQDKCSNMDSSQLKNHLDNLGDQLFTGACPFSPNHPNQLLQNNKAPQAFREIFDPQPNLFSNYASKDGIRVICSRRGGDPRVSTHSEWLPTVGSKPDAIHFNFIPITSLLRGLPGRGFLSHAINLYLRYKPPIGDLQYFLDFQAHKIWAPIHNDLPLGPKLNKALQTPSLSFNLMWPKLYVNTTQVTAGNTPVTGMRLYLEGIKSNRLGIHLQQLVNPPVLLEDKLHQPGTWRGTEDTPDHHRYLEPIHWKKFSHVCTAPVKYDPRWLNPGAEAAFIVTGAQLHVEKDVLHLRLLYTRVSAACIIQSNWMQTASANHSFKSGFFSSISTSITGTTDKDKSEPVIMDSAVYPTGPPAQMQKMLKFVDTTELCRGPSDSPGHWLVTGAKLDVEKRKICLRVKFSLLNLSSQANTIN; translated from the exons ATGGGTGATGGAATTGTGCAAAGGGCTCTCTCGAGCCTTGGCAAAGGCTTCGATTTATCATCCGATTTCCGACTGAAATACTGCAAGGGCGACGGCCGCCTCGTCCTCCTCAACGAGTCCGACACCCGGGAGCTTCGGGTCCCGGGGTTCGGATCCCTGGCTGACGTGTCAAACGACATAAAATGCGACAAGGGTGACCGTACGAGGTACCAGACCGACATCCTTGACTTCAAGCAG aTGTCGGAATTTTTCAACCAGAAAAGCTCGGTTGGCGGGAAGATCCCGTCAGGGCTTTTCAATGCGATGTTCGGGTTTCAGAGCGGGTCGTGGGCTGTGGATGCTTCGAATACGAAGAATCTAGGGCTAGATGGGTATTACATCGTGCTGTTTACACTTCGTATTGATCGACATCCTTTGATTCTTGCTGATCATGTAAGAAATGAAGTTCCTTCCAAGTGGGACCCAGCTGCTCTTGCCAG atttattgaaaaatatggTACTCACATAATTGTGGGGCTGAGCATAGGTGGAAAGGATGTAGTATTAGTAAAGCAAGATAAATGTTCAAACATGGACTCATCACAGCTCAAGAATCATTTGGATAATCTTGGTGATCAGTTGTTCACTGGGGcctgccccttttctccaaatCATCCCAATCAACTACTACAAAACAACAag GCACCGCAAGCTTTCCGTGAGATCTTTGATCCACAGCCAAATCTCTTCAGCAATTACGCTTCAAAAGAT GggataagagtgatatgttcaAGAAGAGGTGGAGATCCAAGAGTGAGCACACATTCTGAATGGCTGCCAACCGTTGGATCAAAGCCAGATGCCATTCATTTCAACTTCATTCCAATCACTTCTCTTCTTAGAGGTCTCCCTGGCAGAGGCTTCTTGTCCCATGCCATCAACCTCTACCTTCGTT ATAAGCCTCCAATTGGAGACTTACAGTACTTCCTGGACTTTCAAGCCCATAAAATATGGGCCCCAATTCACAACGACCTCCCTTTGGGCCCGAAATTGAATAAGGCTTTGCAAACTCCATCTCTCAGTTTCAACTTGATGTGGCCAAAGCTATATGTCAATACTACTCAG GTCACGGCGGGAAACACCCCTGTCACTGGAATGCGATTATATCTCGAGGGAATCAAATCTAACAG GTTGGGAATACACCTCCAACAGTTGGTAAACCCACCGGTGCTCCTAGAAGACAAGCTCCACCAGCCAGGCACGTGGCGGGGCACGGAGGACACACCCGACCACCACCGCTACCTCGAGCCAATCCACTGGAAGAAATTCTCCCACGTGTGCACCGCCCCAGTCAAGTACGACCCGCGGTGGCTCAACCCAGGGGCCGAGGCCGCCTTCATCGTCACCGGAGCCCAGCTCCACGTCGAGAAGGATGTCCTCCACCTCCGCCTCCTCTACACCAGAGTCTCCGCCGCCTGCATCATCCAGTCCAACTGGATGCAGACCGCTTCCGCCAACCACTCGTTCAAATCGGGGTTTTTCTCCTCGATCAGCACTTCCATTACCGGGACCACTGACAAGGACAAGTCGGAGCCGGTGATCATGGACTCCGCCGTGTACCCAACCGGGCCGCCCGCACAAATGCAGAAGATGCTCAAATTTGTGGACACGACGGAGCTTTGCCGGGGGCCGTCAGATAGCCCCGGGCATTGGCTGGTGACGGGGGCCAAGTTGGACGTCGAGAAGAGGAAGATATGCTTACGGGTTAAGTTCTCTTTGTTGAACCTTTCCTCGCAGGCAAACACTATAAACTAA